One window of the Deinococcus budaensis genome contains the following:
- a CDS encoding HIT family protein — protein sequence MSRHAPENYDCPFCDVVRRKPRPFPYTQPDDIVLHNGLVTAFISSCWWPNNPGHVVIVPNEHFENLYELPAHYGAAIHDVSRVVALALKAVFRCDGTSTRQHNEPSGGQDVWHYHLQVFPRYVDDNLYLHTPERRTTAPEERRPYAESLRTYLTQQALF from the coding sequence ATGTCACGCCATGCCCCCGAGAACTACGACTGTCCCTTCTGCGACGTGGTTCGGCGAAAGCCGCGTCCTTTCCCGTATACCCAGCCGGACGACATCGTGCTGCACAACGGACTCGTCACGGCCTTCATCTCCTCCTGCTGGTGGCCCAACAACCCGGGTCACGTCGTGATCGTGCCCAACGAGCACTTCGAGAACCTGTACGAGCTGCCCGCGCACTACGGGGCGGCGATCCATGATGTGTCCCGCGTGGTGGCGCTCGCCCTCAAGGCAGTCTTCCGATGTGACGGCACTTCCACGCGCCAGCACAATGAACCCAGTGGAGGCCAGGATGTCTGGCATTACCACCTCCAGGTCTTTCCGCGTTATGTGGATGACAACCTCTATCTCCACACCCCGGAGCGGCGCACCACGGCCCCGGAGGAGCGGCGACCGTACGCGGAATCTCTGCGGACCTACCTGACCCAGCAAGCCCTCTTCTGA
- the hemW gene encoding radical SAM family heme chaperone HemW, protein MPGPALDSTVRHLYVHVPFCPTICPYCDFHVLTRRAGLVERYLERVEQEAAWLASEYAADLDTVYIGGGTPSFLRDSEITALAGSIRRHLGWGRAENTLEINPGTVSPARAALWRELGFDRASVGVQSLDDATLKFLGRQHDARQAKGAVRELVGAGVRVSGDLITAVPGQPLEDDIRGLVDLGVGHVSAYTLTIEPGTEFARRGVTVEEDDERRGFEQTETLLTALGFSRYEVSNYARPGQESRHNRAYWEGRTYLGLGPGAAGHYPAREGGGALTLRRTNPHLHDWLSGAAGEAEPIDAEEYVTDALFMGLRLREGVDLADLSRRSGLDVRARYAGAIASNLSRGLLTLDGERLRATPQGWWTLNRVVADFLEG, encoded by the coding sequence GTGCCCGGCCCCGCCCTCGACTCCACCGTCCGCCACCTCTATGTCCACGTGCCGTTTTGCCCCACCATCTGCCCGTACTGCGACTTTCATGTGCTGACCCGGCGGGCCGGGCTGGTCGAGCGCTACCTGGAGCGGGTGGAGCAGGAGGCGGCCTGGCTGGCGAGTGAGTACGCGGCCGACCTCGACACCGTCTATATCGGCGGCGGAACCCCCAGCTTCCTGCGCGACAGCGAGATCACGGCGCTCGCAGGCAGCATCCGCCGTCACCTGGGCTGGGGCCGGGCCGAGAACACGCTGGAGATCAACCCCGGCACGGTCAGCCCCGCGCGGGCGGCGCTGTGGCGGGAACTGGGCTTTGACCGCGCCTCGGTGGGCGTGCAGAGCCTCGACGACGCCACCTTGAAGTTCCTGGGCCGCCAGCATGATGCCCGGCAGGCCAAGGGGGCCGTGCGCGAGCTGGTCGGTGCGGGTGTGCGGGTCAGCGGCGACCTGATCACCGCTGTGCCGGGGCAGCCGCTGGAAGACGACATTCGCGGGCTGGTGGACCTCGGCGTGGGCCATGTCAGCGCCTACACCCTGACCATTGAACCGGGCACCGAGTTCGCCCGCCGGGGCGTGACCGTGGAGGAAGACGACGAGCGCCGGGGCTTCGAGCAGACCGAGACGCTGCTGACTGCCCTGGGCTTTTCCCGCTACGAGGTCAGCAACTACGCCCGCCCCGGCCAGGAGTCGCGCCACAACCGCGCCTACTGGGAGGGCCGCACCTATCTGGGTTTAGGCCCAGGGGCGGCGGGCCACTACCCGGCGAGGGAAGGAGGAGGCGCGCTGACCCTGCGCCGGACCAATCCCCACCTCCACGACTGGCTGAGCGGCGCGGCGGGTGAGGCGGAACCCATCGACGCCGAGGAGTACGTCACCGACGCCCTGTTCATGGGCCTGCGGCTGCGGGAGGGCGTGGACCTCGCGGACCTCTCGCGCCGCAGCGGGCTGGACGTGCGGGCGCGTTACGCCGGGGCCATTGCCAGCAACCTGAGCCGGGGCCTGCTCACGCTCGACGGCGAGCGACTGCGCGCTACCCCACAGGGCTGGTGGACGCTCAACCGGGTGGTGGCGGACTTTCTGGAAGGTTAG
- the mqnP gene encoding menaquinone biosynthesis prenyltransferase MqnP: MNAAGRVRTYLELVKFEHTVFALPFAYAGMLLASFQANGTGWPGLGVVLWVTVAMASARTAAMGANRVIDRLIDARNPRTAGREVPSGKVSPAQAWALVGVSLAVMAFAAAQLNPLCLLLLPLAVVFLIGYPYTKRYTWLCHAWLGVTDGAAAAGGWIAVTGEFAPGAWLLWAAVIFWMIGLDVIYATLDYRFDLANGIKSIPARFGIPRALRLAAWSHALTFALLLAVGVATGASFWYYLAALAMGAILLYEHRIVNPQDLGRVNVAFFDANMWLALTMLAGVVLDVTWRTLT, from the coding sequence GTGAACGCGGCGGGGCGGGTCAGGACCTATCTGGAGCTGGTGAAGTTCGAGCACACGGTGTTCGCCTTGCCCTTTGCCTACGCGGGCATGCTGCTGGCAAGCTTCCAGGCCAACGGAACCGGCTGGCCCGGCCTGGGCGTGGTGCTGTGGGTCACGGTGGCGATGGCCTCGGCGCGCACCGCCGCGATGGGCGCCAACCGGGTGATCGACCGCCTGATCGACGCGCGCAATCCGCGCACGGCGGGCCGGGAGGTGCCCAGCGGCAAGGTCAGCCCCGCGCAGGCCTGGGCGCTGGTGGGCGTCAGCCTGGCGGTCATGGCCTTTGCGGCGGCCCAACTGAACCCGCTGTGCCTGCTGCTGCTGCCGCTGGCGGTGGTCTTTCTGATCGGCTACCCCTACACCAAGCGCTACACCTGGCTGTGCCACGCCTGGCTGGGCGTCACCGACGGGGCGGCGGCGGCGGGCGGCTGGATCGCGGTGACGGGCGAGTTCGCCCCCGGCGCGTGGCTGCTGTGGGCGGCGGTGATCTTCTGGATGATCGGCCTGGACGTGATCTACGCCACGCTGGACTACCGCTTCGACCTCGCGAACGGGATCAAGAGCATTCCGGCCCGCTTCGGTATTCCGCGCGCCCTGCGCCTCGCGGCCTGGAGCCACGCCCTGACCTTCGCGCTGCTGCTGGCGGTGGGGGTGGCCACGGGCGCGAGCTTCTGGTATTACCTCGCGGCGCTGGCGATGGGCGCCATCTTGCTGTACGAGCACCGCATCGTGAACCCCCAGGATCTGGGGCGCGTCAACGTCGCCTTTTTCGACGCGAACATGTGGCTGGCCCTCACCATGCTGGCGGGCGTGGTGCTGGACGTGACGTGGCGCACCCTGACCTGA
- a CDS encoding M28 family peptidase: protein MRKPWARAVRGGLLSGLLVGAGAGATVENNLEAVLKLGPRVTGSEANEQARGYLEGELRALGYLTRRERFSYPRFDDLGSEVRVGARRLSGLALQGTPGGEVTAPVVRVPGVGTPGDFAGANVRGRIAVVARGQIPFAQKARSARAAGAAGLIVVNNEPGELRGTLGDPVALPVLGVTPEVGAALPEGQPVTLAVRVREGEVRGVNVVAFKSGVTQPELLFGGHLDSVAGAPGANDNLSGTLAVLELARRAANTPLAARSFFVLFDGEEDGLRGSRAFVKDNARLVGGLRAMFNFDMVGVNADPLAVGGDAGLVTLARRETPTLGTLGGSGGGSDHASFAQAGVPVLFFHRGLDVNYHRPTDTAADPRLIRETVDVALKTVDAVLSAAPAAR, encoded by the coding sequence ATGCGAAAACCTTGGGCGCGGGCGGTGCGGGGCGGGCTGCTGAGCGGGCTGCTGGTGGGGGCCGGGGCGGGGGCGACCGTCGAGAACAACCTGGAGGCGGTGCTGAAGCTCGGCCCGCGCGTGACCGGCAGCGAGGCCAACGAGCAGGCGCGCGGCTACCTGGAAGGCGAGCTGCGCGCCCTGGGCTACCTCACCCGGCGCGAGCGCTTCAGCTATCCCCGGTTCGACGACCTCGGCTCGGAGGTGCGGGTGGGCGCGCGGCGGCTCTCTGGGCTGGCCCTGCAAGGCACCCCCGGCGGCGAGGTCACCGCCCCGGTGGTGCGGGTGCCTGGCGTGGGCACGCCCGGGGACTTTGCCGGGGCGAACGTGCGCGGCCGGATCGCGGTCGTGGCGCGCGGCCAGATTCCTTTTGCCCAGAAGGCGCGGAGCGCCCGCGCGGCGGGGGCGGCCGGGCTGATCGTGGTGAACAACGAACCCGGAGAACTGCGCGGCACGCTGGGCGACCCGGTGGCGTTGCCGGTGCTGGGCGTCACGCCCGAGGTGGGCGCGGCCCTGCCGGAAGGCCAGCCCGTCACCCTGGCGGTGCGCGTCCGGGAGGGCGAGGTGCGCGGCGTGAACGTGGTCGCCTTCAAGTCCGGCGTGACCCAGCCCGAGCTGCTGTTCGGCGGGCACCTCGACTCGGTGGCGGGCGCGCCCGGCGCGAACGACAACCTTTCCGGCACGCTGGCGGTGCTCGAACTCGCGCGGCGGGCCGCGAACACGCCGCTGGCGGCCCGCAGCTTCTTCGTGCTGTTCGACGGCGAGGAAGACGGCCTGCGCGGCTCGCGCGCCTTTGTCAAGGACAACGCCCGGCTGGTCGGGGGCCTCAGGGCGATGTTCAACTTCGACATGGTGGGCGTGAATGCCGATCCGCTGGCCGTGGGCGGCGACGCGGGTCTGGTCACCCTGGCGCGGCGGGAGACGCCCACGCTGGGCACGCTGGGGGGCAGCGGCGGCGGCAGCGACCACGCCTCGTTCGCTCAGGCGGGCGTTCCGGTCCTCTTCTTTCACCGGGGCCTGGACGTGAACTACCACCGGCCCACCGACACGGCCGCCGATCCGCGCCTGATCCGCGAGACGGTAGACGTGGCCCTGAAGACGGTGGACGCCGTGCTGAGCGCCGCGCCCGCCGCCCGCTAG